From a single Loxodonta africana isolate mLoxAfr1 chromosome 9, mLoxAfr1.hap2, whole genome shotgun sequence genomic region:
- the LOC135232382 gene encoding NUT family member 2D-like, with amino-acid sequence MTMNPGASMSPFTVLPFPPHTPGPPQQTPWMQHPRPLMTSSCLPGTPLGLSAFPRTLLVPSTGDSGPSGARPAKVIVQVRTEGSSAELPGIQTFVLGQTPLNWSASGPPSGVVEHAPPPFGEASAVIPATSVVATQACRGVWSPALSLQVPPPTAQLASIFPQVKACSGQHASSGEQSLAVTQSRPSLDDSSCNPQSVYQNYRRWQCFKSLARRHHPQSPDTEALSSVKEHVEIMEDLLGTAHSATVEPDGKYEEEENEQQQEEDELYPDPGLLSYIDKLCAQEGFITKVEAVIHPQFLEMLLSPESQVDPLSLRHELEEEEGLTLTQLIEKRLLELKGNVGVEASPTYGVPTKESPCTESGTSQGAGSTDNHNSQLQTSKKMSTRKLDADDPPKDGSGHSHLSTSKELPLFTRRPMSQELKSAQSTSLQRRPSRTYPRLGNRGNLMSLQASPISETPGKGEGSSEEEKEEEELPSLDFLLASQESLLPWSLSKSPLPAFSILHHEIWGTWGASQLRSPETVSLSQPGHTASKCKIPAQVRTPLAAKRPYSGADLGVSGRQPLTVGEVQPSLPLKRKCDPSTHGKRKKHLLSQ; translated from the exons atgaccatgaatcctggtgcctccaTGTCTCCTTTCACTGTACTGCCCTTTCCCCCACACACTCCTGGACCTCCACAGCAAACACCCTGGATGCAGCACCCACGGCCCCTCATGACTTCATCATGCCTTCCAGGCACCCCTCTTGGGCTCTCTGCTTTTCCCAGGACACTTCTTGTGCCAAGCACTGGGGATTCTGGCCCCAGTGGGGCCAGGCCTGCAAAGGTCATTGTTCAAGTGAGGACAGAAGGGAGTTCAGCAGAGCTCCCTGGAATTCAGACCTTTGTCTTGGGGCAGACCCCACTTAATTGGAGTGCCTCAGGGCCTCCCAGTGGGGTAGTTGAGCATGCCCCACCCCCTTTTGGGGAagcctctgctgtgatccctgccACTTCTGTTGTGGCTACTCAGGCTTGTAGGGGAGTTTGGTCCCCAGCTCTTTCTCTTCAAGTTCCACCACCAACTGCCCAGCTGGCCTCCATTTTCCCCCAAGTGAAGGCTTGCTCAGGCCAACATGCTTCTTCTGGGGAGCAAAGCCTGGCCGTCACACAATCCAGGCCTTCGCTGGATGACTCCTCCTGTAATCCCCAGAGTGTTTACCAGAACTACCGACGTTGGCAATGTTTCAAGTCTCTGGCCCGGAGGCACCATCCCCAAAGCCCTGATACAGAAGctctttcct CTGTCAAGGAGCATGTTGAGATCATGGAAGATCTCCTTGGAACTGCCCATTCAGCCACTGTGGAGCCAGATGgaaaatatgaagaagaagaaaatgagcaacaacagGAAGAGGATGAGCTCTACCCAGACCCGGGACTCCTGAGCTACATTGACAAGCTGTGTGCACAGGAAGGATTTATCACCAAG GTGGAAGCAGTTATTCACCCTCAGTTCCTGGAAATGTTACTATCACCAGAATCACAGGTAGATCCCCTGTCCTTAAGGCATGAgctggaggaagaggaaggactcACTCTCACTCAG CTGATAGAGAAGCGACTGCTGGAATTGAAAGGAAACGTGGGTGTGGAGGCATCCCCAACTTATGGTGTGCCAACTAAGGAGTCACCTTGTACAGAGTCTGGGACCAGTCAAGGTGCAGGGAGCACAGATAACCACAACAGCCAACTACAGACGAGCAAGAAAATGAGCACAAGAAAGTTGGATGCAGATGACCCGCCAAAAGATGGCAGCGGACACAGTCATCTGTCTACGTCAAAAGAACTTCCTCTTTTTACACGGAGGCCCATGTCACAGGAACTTAAGTCTGCACAATCAACTTCTCTTCAACGGCGTCCTAGTCGCACCTACCCTAGATTGGGAAACAGAGGAAACTTAATGTCCTTACAAGCCTCTCCTATTAGTGAAACACCTGGGAAAGGAGAAGGGTCcagtgaagaagaaaaggaagaggaggaactCCCCAGTCTTGACTTCCTCTTGGCATCTCAAGAAAGCCTACTGCCCTGGAGTCTTTCCAAGAGTCCTCTGCCTGCCTTCAGCATTCTGCACCATGAAATTTGGGGTACCTGGGGAGCATCCCAGCTCCGATCTCCAGAGACAGTGAGTCTTAGCCAACCTGGACATACAGCTTCCAAGTGTAAGATTCCAGCTCAAGTCAGAACTCCACTTGCTGCAAAGCGGCCCTACTCAGGGGCTGACCTTGGAGTCTCTGGGAGGCAACCCTTGACTGTGGGAGAGGTCCAACCCTCACTGCCTCTAAAAAGAAAGTGTGACCCTTCCACACATGGAAAAAGGAAGAAGCATCTTCTTAGCCAGTAG